The nucleotide sequence GTGCTGGCCGGCGGGGGCCTGCCCCAGATCGCCGACGAGGTCTCCCGGTTGCTGGAGTCGGTGGTCCTGATCAGCACCCCGGACGGCCGCATCCTCGCCGACGAGGGCGGTGAGCCGCACCGCTCCGCCCTGGAGTCCAGCGGCCAGTTCGATCCGAGCGGACGGTTCCTGGTCGAGCGCTGGCGCGACGGGTACCAGCAGGTGCCCGGGCCGGCGGAAGGTTCCCAGCCGGGCAGCCTGGCGATGACCTCGATCGTCGCCGGCGGGATCGACCACGGCCGCATCATCGCCTATCGCGGCGACGACGGACTCCCGGGCGGGACAGTCCAGGCGTTGGAACGGGTGGCGATCGTGGCCGCTCTGACCATCACCAAGGAGCTGGCCGTCTCGGCCGTGGAGGGCAAGTTCCGCGGAGACTATCTGCGTGATGTGCTGACCGGCCTGATCCCGGTCGACGAGTCGGTCATCGCCCACTGCTCCTCGCTGGGCTGGGACATCGACCGGCCGATGGTCGTCCTCGTGGCCGAGCTCGATCCCTCCGATCCCAACGACAAACGCGCCCCGGTCGGGGTCGTGCACCGCTCGCAGCACGAGCGCTTCTCCTCGGCCTGGCACCAGGTCGTCCGTGCCCGCGACAAGAGCGCACCAGTGGTCGCGTTCAGTCAGGAAGTCATCGTCCTGCTGCCGGTCGCCTCCGTACTGGAGGCCGCCGCTCCGGTGGAACAGGTCGTCGCGGCGGTGACGGGTGACCGTGGCGGGGGGCGCCGGTCGTTCTGCACCGGCGTGTCACGGCCGCTGACCGGCCCGGCCCAGATTGCCGCCGGCTACGCACAGGCCCGCAAGGCCGTCATGGTCGGCCGCCGCGTGCATGGTCACGGCAGCCTGTCGCATTTCGACTCCCTCGGCGTCCACCGGCTGCTGTCGCTGGTTCCCGATCCCGCGGAACTGCGCTCGTTCGCCACCGAGGTACTGGGCGAGCTCAGCACCGAGTCGGCCGAGTCCTCGGACCTGCGGACAACGCTGCAGACCTTGCTGGACACCAATCTCAACGTCGCCGAAACTGCTCGCCTGCTGCACTTTCACTACAACACGCTGCGCTACCGAATCGGCAAGCTGGAGCGGATCGTGGGGCCGTTCACCACCGACCCGCATCTGCGACTGGACGTCGCCCTGGCCTTGCAGGTGGTGCAGATGCAGGGAATCTGATAGCCGAGGTTCGTGACACCGATGTTGCGCCCGCCGCCCCGCGTGTCACCAATGATGACGCGATCTTTCGTCAACACTCCACCATGTCGATGAACGGTTGATGTCAATAGCGTCCCAGCACAGCCAGACCGCACCAGTTCTCCGTACAGCCCGTCTCCCGAGGAGGCCGTGATGGCAGCGTTCGGATGGAAGTTGGCCTACGAGGGAAGGACCCCGCCGCCGGGTGGCGTCGTCAAGCCGGACGAGCGACTGTCGTGGGCGAGGATGGGTGGCCTGGGCGCGCAACACGTCGTAGCCATGTTCGGCGCCACCTTCGTGTTTCCGGCGATCATGGGGCTCAATCCCAACCTCGCGGTGATGATGTCGGGCATCGCCACGATCATCTTCCTGTT is from Jatrophihabitans telluris and encodes:
- a CDS encoding PucR family transcriptional regulator; the protein is MVTVANDRAPNPWDLPDRPNKGISVRSLLAMPSLAGTTVLAGHSGLDRLVLGVNVMEVPDILPWVKPAELLVTTAFALSQAPESERVPAFTQLIDELDERRLSALGVKLGRYISEVPTPVLERADARGFPILRLPDGLAFDEVLAEVFSELLDRQSRVLAEADQLHRAISAIVLAGGGLPQIADEVSRLLESVVLISTPDGRILADEGGEPHRSALESSGQFDPSGRFLVERWRDGYQQVPGPAEGSQPGSLAMTSIVAGGIDHGRIIAYRGDDGLPGGTVQALERVAIVAALTITKELAVSAVEGKFRGDYLRDVLTGLIPVDESVIAHCSSLGWDIDRPMVVLVAELDPSDPNDKRAPVGVVHRSQHERFSSAWHQVVRARDKSAPVVAFSQEVIVLLPVASVLEAAAPVEQVVAAVTGDRGGGRRSFCTGVSRPLTGPAQIAAGYAQARKAVMVGRRVHGHGSLSHFDSLGVHRLLSLVPDPAELRSFATEVLGELSTESAESSDLRTTLQTLLDTNLNVAETARLLHFHYNTLRYRIGKLERIVGPFTTDPHLRLDVALALQVVQMQGI